A DNA window from Nitrospirota bacterium contains the following coding sequences:
- a CDS encoding DUF2283 domain-containing protein — MRITYDSEVDALYIRFIETTVTTNHVAEGIAVDYDADGKIAGIEILDAVKRFGSKDVFKKVTLEDLTLHT; from the coding sequence ATGAGGATAACATACGATTCAGAAGTGGATGCATTGTATATTCGTTTTATAGAAACAACAGTAACAACAAATCATGTTGCAGAAGGCATTGCAGTTGACTACGATGCGGATGGAAAGATTGCAGGTATCGAAATTCTTGATGCTGTAAAACGATTCGGCAGTAAGGACGTTTTTAAAAAAGTGACACTTGAAGATTTGACTTTACACACATAA
- a CDS encoding endonuclease domain-containing protein produces MGDKVTTLGKALRKRPTDAEQLLWSHLRMKQIAGLKFRRQQPIDKYIVDFVCFENRIIIEVDGGQHAVEKNKDIEREAYLQLFGFKIIRFWNNEVLQNTNEVLAAIRENCLYHPPLNPLPSREGK; encoded by the coding sequence ATGGGGGATAAGGTAACAACATTGGGGAAAGCCCTCAGGAAAAGACCTACAGATGCGGAACAATTGCTATGGAGTCACTTGAGGATGAAACAGATAGCAGGATTAAAATTCAGGAGGCAACAGCCCATAGATAAGTACATAGTTGATTTTGTATGCTTTGAAAACCGCATTATTATTGAAGTGGATGGCGGACAGCATGCGGTAGAAAAGAATAAGGATATAGAAAGGGAGGCATACCTTCAACTATTTGGGTTTAAGATTATAAGGTTCTGGAATAATGAGGTCTTACAAAATACAAATGAAGTTTTAGCGGCAATAAGGGAGAACTGTTTATATCACCCTCCCCTTAATCCCCTCCCGTCAAGGGAGGGGAAATAA